The genomic region AAATCGAACCGTCAGTCTTCAGTAagtgatttttctctctctttttttgcagATGGAAAATGGTGGATTCTGGACAACGGCGTCCTCAACATCACCAGCATCACGTTCGCGGACCGTGGCAAATACACGTGCGTGGCGTCCAACGCTCACGGCAAGGCCAACTGCACAGTGACTCTGCGCGTGGTCTTCACCAACGGAGATATGGGTGTGTATTACATGGTGGTGTGTCTAGTGACGTTTACCATCATCATGATTCTGAACATCACTCGCCTTTGCATGATGAGCAGCCATCTGAAGAAAACCGAGAAGGCCATCAACGACTTCTTCCGCACAGAAGGTGCAGAGAAGCTGCAAAAGGCTTTTGAGATCGCGAAACGTATTCCTATCATTACCTCGGCAAAAACGCTGGAGCTGGCGAAGGTCACGCAGTTCAAGACCATGGAGTTTGCGCGCTACATCGAGGAGTTAGCACGTAGCATACCGCTCCCGCCGCTGATCATGAACTGCCGCACCTTCATGGAGGAGATCCTCGAGGTCGTCGGCGTGGAGGAAATGAGACACACTTTTGTCCGGCAAGCACCCGAGGGTCACGACTTGACGGCTGCCGGCACTTCTGATGATGTTTTCACGATCTTGCATGAAAGAGAGCGGGCGAGAGAAAGGGAACGCAGCGATTCTCCCGCCGTGGACTCTGACGATGCGTCGCTTCACGAGCAACCTCAGCACATAGCTATTCAGGTTTCAGTTCATCCACCGTTGGCTGCAGCAGAATGCTGTAACATAGAAGCTCCGCCTCTTTCCAACATAGTCTCCTCTCCACCCCCATTGGCTCAGCTGGCTCTGGAGGCGGAGTCTAAGGAAAACAAGGCGGAGTCTGTACAAGATGATGGTGTTGCACAGAAAACCCAAGTCATTTATGAAAGCCATGTGTAATATCCTGAAGGAAGGATAATGACCTCGCTATGCATTTTCTTGGGGAACGAAAAGGTCAAGATTAGTTTTTCTTCTCAGAAGTTGCTTTCTATAAGCCATCTTAGGAAAGATGAGGAAGCGTGGCATTTGTGTTCGGGTCAATCTCTCAAAACTCAAATTTCTGGGTCGtattttacctaaaaaaaaatttaataaaaaaaaaaacagattaatattttgcataaagcaaATAAAGCCCATTTTTAATAGTTTCTTGATTATGCTGACATTTTGGTGACAACCctccatttataaaatatattctaatgcATGAAATGGtctcattacattttttaaacattacagtaATGTAATTCACTCAAAACGGTAGTCACAATcccttaaaaaatattattagacctaaaaatagttcagttttgcgGTAAAATATAACCTTGTAATTTCTTTGTGAGATTGACCTGTGTAAGTTAAATATCCCATGACAATGAATACTCATGCTGAATGTATTTTAGAGTGATGTTctctatttatttagaaaatccaGGTTTGCgcatgatttcttttttcttttcccgTAGTAAACAGAAACTAGGTCTACTGAGGGACACAAAGCTCACATCTCACATCATAAGCAGCAGACAGAAAGTAGTTCTGTCGGATGTAGTTACAGATTATTCATTTCACAAGTGAATGAGAAGGAACGACTGATTAATACAATTTGGCTGAAAGTAAAACTCTTACTGTTTGAGGTCGAAGTGCATTTTTCATTGAGTAGAAATCaagcatttgtaaaaatatttcagaagtgACGTGCACAGTAATTCCCTCTTATAATGCATGAAGAACGCATGTCGATCTGTTTTCAGCGCTGGATTCGGAGAGACGAAGCTTTTGTTCGTGTGATCTCGTCTGCTATGTGTTATTTATCATTTGCGTCAGGCTTTGATAATTGAATAACACTGTAGAAATTTCAGTTTGAGATTTCTAGACTTCTTCAGTTTAGTTTCCACTGGAGTCTTTATACTGTTACTGTAACGATGGTGTTATTACATTAGTAATACTACTGTATtacttttgatttcaaatgcacagttaggtttttttctttttctttgaggATCAAACAGAGAGTCCTTTATAACGGAGCCCCAATAAAAATGCTGAATCTCTTCTGATGTCCTAGAAACACAGTTTTGCTTCTTAAAAAGGCTTACCTTTTAGTTTCAGTGCTAACAAGTTAGAATTCCTCAGTGttgatcttgatttttttttgggggggggctcTACTTTTAGAGTAATCTAGCAGTCAACTGCACTGCTGTAAATTAGCTAACTGGTTAAGCACTAGCCATTACGAATGTTCCTGGTCAGGATTGTCAGAGGAAGCGATGGCTGTTTAAGTAGTGAAATAAAGCTGCTGTATACCCATGATTTCCTGTGTGTCTTCATTTACTCGGATCTTTTCATAAGCCTTTGTATCATCACAATTTCATCATCATGCTTATTGTTGTTTGAAGAGCTGAATGCATTATTGAACTCGGCCTTGATCGAGATTGTGTGGGGAAGTGTTTATTGATTTGCACGTGGATATGTCCTCAATTGTCtgattttaaggaatagttcatgcaagattcaaaatttacatttaattttacatagaAAAAGTAGATttcttaaagtaaaaatatttgattaGTAGTAGTAACGCTGCATTGATagcatgaaattaaataaaatcttgaGTGTAATGTAAGTGGAATAATTCCGTGTGGCTTGTCAGTCAATGATAAACTGCATTTGATAAAAGtaatttcataaaatatgtaaatatcagCATCAAAATGCCAATTTTTTGATTTTGAGTTGtatgttaaagctgcggtaggtaacttttgacgctctagcggttaataaacagaactgcttgcgtcttgcggaagaacatcgtagccggaactacttttctctgtttatgtctatgaagaatcaggaaggtactgggttactccgccgtggtatccccgaagcaatctaaaatagtccgaatataaacacttattataggtgcaccctagtgattcaagacaagctaaaaacacggtttggaaaatggattcatggtggtttactcgcttattatatactttttttttttttacattttgaacacaaacaaagttacgggccacagctctgattggctattcttaccgggagcgatggagtttctgcaaatggcaataggacactgggaggagccagaggagcttgattttttcacagattatccgtctcatattctactgtcaggacataatgacaggtttaacaaatatgtaaaaaaaatatatatatatttttacaaaagttacctactgcagctttaaactgACATCTTAAAAGACATCTATCGGAcgctttccagatgaagcgatcTTTAGCAGACCTCTTGTGTGCTATCCGCGGTGTGTGATGCTAATTACTGGATAATAAGAAAGAAAATCTGATGAAAATTGTTCAGAGATTCTTCATTGAAAAGAAATGCAGAGCAGAACTCGATCTTCTGTTTCTTTGGAATCGACTGGATTGTCCAATATATGCATGTTACAATCGGTCCATCGAAGCAGATCAGTGGTTAGAATCAAGATTAAGCAGAAGAAATGTTCTTTGTGCTTAATGTGCATCCATTCACGGTAAGAATCAGTGTAGCAACATTTTCTTTACAGCTGGGAAACCTCAGGAGCCACGAACACATGCCAATCGGTGTAGAAACCATACTCATGCCTTCAGCACGGTAGTTTTCATATGACTCATCTTTAAATTCATTGCAGGTTTAAAACAGCACGACCATTTAACTGCCAAACTTAACattcatcaaacacacacacacacaaagtcttgTATTACAAATTACTAGGCTCGAAAACTAAAGCAGGTTTATTTCCGTGTGCATCATCTAGCGAAAGTGTTTCCCTGTGAATCTGCTTATTTAAATATCAAAAGTGAGGGGAAAAACACAACTTCATTAAAAAGAACTGACTACCTATGAGTAAATGCTAACATGTTTACACCAGATATTAGAGACCTGTCAACAAAGGGCCACCTAAAAACACATTCTGATGTTTATATGAACTGGCAGACTATAAAGTCTAAAGATAACAAACATTAGAAAGACTGTGTTGTTGCACGTGTTATTTTCCGCGTACAGAGCATCTGCAGATTCCACCTGCACAAACACTGCCATGATGCATTTACATGTTCAGAGAGCAAAACATTTGCAGATGAAAAGAGGCTGAAAGCTATTCTGAAAACCCATTCAAATGAAAGGTTTCCTCTGGGAACAGCCACAAATACACACGGGAAAAGTCCCTTTGAGCAGCCACACAGTGGAACAATGAAACTCTTGAGCGTGCTGCATACAACTTCACTTAGatccaccaaaaaaataaaaataaaaaagaagctgaTTACCactgatacttttaaaatgaataccgGGGAAATTTACTGTTTtgtaaaataactcaaatgaacGAGTCAAATTTTGACTAAATACTGTAAAGCAtctttcattaaatgttttaattccaTTATAGCTGACAGATAAATGTGAACATGCTTCATAAAGGTAAAGAGCTTTCACTTTTGGCTTATGAAAATTAGCAATTTTGCATTTCCTGGAAAACAGATGCAACAAACCATTTCATGCTTGCATCTTAATCTATTAAAAAGCTTAAATAATTCAATTTGACATCAAATAGTTAAACACTTGAAAATGATTTGTTCCTTCAAACTCGAGACAAGAATCTGGGATCCATTGGTAATTTGCTTCTGTAAGG from Carassius auratus strain Wakin unplaced genomic scaffold, ASM336829v1 scaf_tig00011615, whole genome shotgun sequence harbors:
- the LOC113073205 gene encoding microfibrillar-associated protein 3-like, whose product is MNQVNGYVIIYLVAAIGFCAAEAFNISVVDGGRGENGTEADGDGLVPVVLSKVNQIIAREGNCALIDCNITGDPFPNIQWFNSHGHLLDVKKSDGKWWILDNGVLNITSITFADRGKYTCVASNAHGKANCTVTLRVVFTNGDMGVYYMVVCLVTFTIIMILNITRLCMMSSHLKKTEKAINDFFRTEGAEKLQKAFEIAKRIPIITSAKTLELAKVTQFKTMEFARYIEELARSIPLPPLIMNCRTFMEEILEVVGVEEMRHTFVRQAPEGHDLTAAGTSDDVFTILHERERARERERSDSPAVDSDDASLHEQPQHIAIQVSVHPPLAAAECCNIEAPPLSNIVSSPPPLAQLALEAESKENKAESVQDDGVAQKTQVIYESHV